ACCCCAAAGTAGTCTAGGCAAACTATTTTTTCAAGATTCTAGGTTAAATATAtcaaacaaactaaaaaaataacatattttggttggaattaatttaaaatttcatcaaGTTATTAAAGGTGTGACAAGTGGCACAATAGAAACATTCGATTTGTAAAAGTACAGTAAAAATTGAGGGTTAGATGTGAAAATTCTCATGGCAATTACTAATAATGAAACAAAGGCAAATGGCATTAAATGATTTATGCTTGGTCTCTAACATTTTAACAAGTGTCATCCAAGCCCAAGGAAAGAAAGACATGTGGAAGAAACAATTGCTAATAATCATCGAGccttaatataaatttatagcTTGTTACCATGCTTGACTTGACAAtcatgttttatgttttactcaagagatcttataatttattttcatagaATATTCTCTCATAGTTCATAGGATTTGTTTTGTAAGGCATTCATGCCAATAAGTGCTTCCTTGTAAtcttattattcattttaaCCAAGTTTATTTTGGCTTGAATGACATTCATAGTAGTTAGTCAagtttaattcaaaattttcttcaaattagtGTGGTGGGTAGTACGATTTCTTTGACTTTGATTTACAAAGTATTGATATGAGGAGTACTATTTAGATTGATTAGGATGTTTACTGTTTAGATTAATTAAGCTTTGATCTATTTTACTTACAATCAAATtgatgtggcgtttggtatggggtaatgttttaggattcccaggaatgtttaaagattctcatgtttggttgcaaattacgctagggaatcagatgtcaggggaatccttaaacccctctcagtaggaatgtggattccctttaaaacaggtggaaatccagattcccaaacttaaaaaaaaattgttttttttataaattgacaattttatccttttttccttatcatttaagcaattaagataaactataaaacaaattattaatatattctctcttgtctttatcttttcccgccaaaacaacataaataggataaataactctgctaatagttatttttgtattattcttgtcatttgaaatgttagatcacagttttaatgaatgtgttgctaattgatagtttatataatgttttttatttatctatttagagtaagatatttttttaaaggattaattaatagtttatatatattttttcattatttatttaaaggaagattttttttttaatgggcttggtacttcacattcaaatctaaggacaaaatgggaaaaacaaataattcatttaagattcctgagaatacaccaaacattatcatctcacattcctaggaatctcctaataaaaccaaacataggaatagctacattcctgggaatctagatgccaggagtaatgtggattccccgtaccaaacgccacatgaGTGTAATCATGAATAACTTAGCTTATTGGGACTTAAAAATATGGTGTCTCAATCCCTAATTAtccaaattcttttttattttataaaaagctTTGTTGAGGGGAAAATTTGATGTTCTCAAATAGAATTTAGGGTTGCTAAGCCAAAACTCGACAATGGGCCCTTGAAATAGAGCCCAAAGGCTTTTGGTGTTGTGGAAGTTAGCCCAAGCAAGAGATAGAGGTTGCACCCTAACAAGAAGACAACAATAATGCCTAATAAACACATTACTATGTTAGTTTGTTATATTATTAGTCTTTTTTATAGCATCATAGTTCAAATCAGTCCTCCAGTGGTAAAGGTGAAATTACAGTTAAAAGTCCagaagttaaaaattaaataaatttatgaaggTATTCAGTCCTGGGGGTCCTTGTGTGTTTCGGCTAGGGgaatttataatacttttagcCATCATTACATCAATGTTAGGGAAAAATTCAGTTGTTACAAATACATTATATCCttcatcataataataataaacaatgaTTAAGCTCCATAGTTACAAATAAAATAGGAAAACTAGGATAGATTGAAGGGAGAGAAAGATCCCCAGCTCAATGCAGCAAATATTAAACTAAGATTTTGGTTAGTGTATAATTATAAGGCATGAATGAGGTAAATGTGGACTATTTTGAGTGAGTGAGATGGAATTAACACCAAGATCAAGGCTTTTTGTGAGTGGTCTGTTTATGACTAGTTGAGCGACATTTATGGGTTGTGTTTGTGTGAAAAAAGGGAAGATAACATCTGAGATTAGATAAGTATGGGCTAAGGATGATGagcggtgagcttgagagaggcTAAACCATGAGCAAGATAGTAAACAAACCCAGAATTTCAGAGAGGGTAGTTGTCCTCTGGTCAGTTATGGGACGTTTATGGAGTAGGAAGGTGTAAGCAAGGTGGTGAATGTTGGTGTTATGGTGACTGTAGGCTGAGAAAGGTTGTGAGTGAGCTCTAGAGAGCTTGGGGAAGCTTAAAGGAAGCTTAATAAAGACTGAATTTCTGCAGAATGTAGTTAATGACAGAAATCTTTAGAGAGACCTCTCCCTCATGGGCTGAGGTGTGTATGTTTTTATAATGGAGCTTGGAGAAGCATTAATTAACGAGAATTCAAAAAACGTAGGTCTGATTCAGGGGAGCCTTAATAGCTGAATTAATAGTCTGGATTTGGACTAAAAATTGGAGATTTGCTTTTGGGGCTATTTTGCTTCTTTGAGCAATGTCACACATGGGTAGTATTTTGGGGTaatcttgcattaaatgctaaGATTGCTAAAATTGTGTTCAACCAATGGGATTAAGACAAGTATTAAGGAAGAATCCTAGTGCTGCAACTGAGATTTGGTCCCTAAGAAGTAGGATTCAACACCCTAAGCCAGGTGTCAAAGTTTAAGTTCACTTCAGAGGGTTCTGCTGGAGATCCCTTTATGCCTTCCAAACCACATGTTTCCAATTTTTCCCCTTTATGATTCATGGGCTTGGTACATGAATCATGTCTTGAATGTTTGACATTTATAGCATCAATTTGTTGAAGTTTGGATAACTTGGCTTCAGCTCCCCTTCTGCTGAGGTACAACTTTGAGGAAGATGATGGAGTTTGATCACCCTTTAGACTTCAGCTGATATGACAGCTTTCTGGCACTGTTCACGTCAAGCACAGGGTGGCAGAAAAATGATGGGACAACCCATAGTTCATTCTTAAAGGCTTGGTTCTTTTGTTGGAGTCTCTAGTTGTTTTTTGGTTAGGGATGAACAAGGGCTGATTGCCCTCTCTCAAGCCTCTTGCTGGGGACCTTTTTGGGCTGGAACTTTGCTCTATTTTAGCACTTTTAGTTGGGCCACATGTCCCTTTCTTTGCTTGGGCTTGTTCCCTACTCCATGAGATTCTTGGCCCTACAAAATGGGCATTAAAGACATACTTTGCCATGGGTTTTTTACTCCTCGTGGGTTTTAGTTGttagtagaaataaaatgaatccatgagctttaataaatatttacgatagattttgggtattaatttccatggactttaaataacaacttgtatagtttctcataatttttgctatggattactttgtaaatgatattttctttggggctttttaaataatgacctcCAATATTTTTATTGAGAATAATATGTACCATGAGTTTTAAGTAAGTATGGTAACAACCACTATGATGGAATAATGTGATGTTCTCATGGGTTTCTCTATAGATAATCATAATGAACATATAGGATGAATAATTACCTTTAGttttagtaataaatattatgaatgttgtgATGTAAGATAGATAGCGAACATGGATTTAtaacatgaaataaataaatatcatggGTCAAATAATAACTTTCTATGGACTTTTATAAGATGGTTGGCATGGGTTTTGAGAATATGGTTCGATTTAAATAGAACATAGTTGAACAATGCTCTTAATTGCTCGGACTGGGTTGGGCCTTAGTTTTTGTAGAGTTTACAATTTGGAATTGGGCCTACAACTCCAACAAAAGGCTCTTAATCCCATCGTAAGCTGAAGTGAGCCTCGTAACCAAACAGCACCCTAACTCAATCCCTCAAAAACCCTAGCACACCCTCTAAAACGCTTCATTCTCTCTTCGCCTCTCTTCACTCACTCACACAGAAGCAAAGAGAAATCCCTCAAAATCTCTCATTTCCAGTAACCCTAAAAATCATGGCTGAGCGCGGCGGAGCAGGAGGAGAGCGAGGTGGCTTCGGCAGAGGCTTCGGCGGAGGACGCCCCAGAGGCGACCGCGGGCGCGGTGGACGCCGCCGCGGGAGACGCGAGGAGGAGGAGAAGTGGGTGCCAGTCACGAAGCTCGGACGCCTCGTCCATTCCGATAAGATAAGATCCCTGGAGCAGATCTACCTCCACTCCCTCCCAATCAAGGAGCACCAGATCGTGGACAAGCTCTGCCCTGGTCTCAAGGACGAGGTCATGAAGATCATGCCCGTTCAGAAACAGACCCGCGCCGGTCAGAGAACTCGCTTCAAGGCCTTCGTCGTCGTCGGTGACAACAACGGCCACGTCGGACTCGGTGTGAAGTGCAGCAAGGAGGTTGCCACTGCTATTCGTGGCGCTATCATTTTGGCTAAGCTCTCTGTCATTCCTGTCAGGA
This portion of the Castanea sativa cultivar Marrone di Chiusa Pesio chromosome 7, ASM4071231v1 genome encodes:
- the LOC142643415 gene encoding uncharacterized protein LOC142643415: MAERGGAGGERGGFGRGFGGGRPRGDRGRGGRRRGRREEEEKWVPVTKLGRLVHSDKIRSLEQIYLHSLPIKEHQIVDKLCPGLKDEVMKIMPVQKQTRAGQRTRFKAFVVVGDNNGHVGLGVKCSKEVATAIRGAIILAKLSVIPVRRGYWGNKIGKPHTVPCKVTGKCGSVTVRMVPAPRGAGIVAARVPKKVLQFAGIDDVFTSSRGSTKTLGNFVKATFECLLKTYGFLTPDFWRETRFTKSPFQEHTDLLAKPTGKLVLEEPERIDA